Part of the Paenibacillus sp. FSL R7-0273 genome is shown below.
GATTCCATATTATATTGTTTTTTAATCCTGCCGGAATGATTTCCGCGTCAGCATCACTTATGCTCCGCACATAATCAACGGTCTGACGGCGAACAAATCCCAATTGATCCACGACAAAATTACTCATGATTTTGAACCTCCTTATAAAGTCACTGACGAACGTAGAAAAGACAATATTCTTCTGTCAGATAGCACCACTGCTTAAGCTTCTATTATTTTCGAGATTCGCTGTGCAAGGTTTGCCAACGTACGTTCAAAAAAGGATTCATCATGAAGTGCTCTGCTCAGAATTAATCCCCCCTGAATACCAGCAATGGTTTCCTCTGAAATTTGGTCAGCGGATTCTTGGGAGACGCCTGTTCGAACTAATGCCGCACTTAATGCGTCAATCCATCTTATAAAATACTGCCGAATAACAGCAGCGAACCGGTCTCTTGTTTCATCTAAAGCAAATGCACCAATAAGACATATACGCTGTCCCGACTGAAAATAAGTATCGACCTCTTGCCACATATGATCGATGGCTGTCTTGGGT
Proteins encoded:
- a CDS encoding TetR/AcrR family transcriptional regulator; this encodes MTRTVFEKSDVTALVTEVFRELGYEGASMSKITARTRLSKGSLYHFFPGGKDQMAAEILAHIDQWFISNIFEPLEKHEPKTAIDHMWQEVDTYFQSGQRICLIGAFALDETRDRFAAVIRQYFIRWIDALSAALVRTGVSQESADQISEETIAGIQGGLILSRALHDESFFERTLANLAQRISKIIEA